A single Ochrobactrum sp. BTU1 DNA region contains:
- a CDS encoding cold-shock protein: MTTGTVKWFDSTKGFGFIQPDNGGLHAFVHISAVERAGMREIVEGQKIGYDLERDMKSGKMSACNLQAA; the protein is encoded by the coding sequence ATGACCACTGGCACAGTTAAATGGTTCGATTCCACCAAGGGCTTCGGCTTCATTCAGCCTGATAATGGCGGCCTCCATGCGTTTGTTCACATATCTGCTGTCGAGCGCGCCGGAATGCGCGAAATCGTCGAAGGCCAGAAGATTGGCTATGATTTGGAGCGCGACATGAAGTCGGGCAAAATGTCTGCGTGCAACCTGCAGGCTGCATAA
- a CDS encoding hemin receptor, with protein sequence MQNEKIDLDKPGSHNGRELELMLAGAKPMASFLADDAVPSELVGDAEFQPYVDSGKIKKFVTRNEELAFELRTYCLPSEEWRCKLKDLISRLSWAGNIEGVFDRLDRERIDGFLLGYSKVSVEEHIAKVR encoded by the coding sequence ATGCAGAATGAGAAAATTGATCTGGACAAGCCAGGGTCACACAACGGTCGAGAGTTGGAATTGATGCTTGCCGGTGCGAAGCCTATGGCCAGCTTTCTTGCAGACGATGCCGTTCCTTCTGAACTCGTAGGAGATGCTGAATTTCAACCCTATGTCGACAGTGGGAAAATTAAGAAATTCGTCACACGTAACGAAGAGCTGGCTTTCGAGTTGCGCACCTATTGCTTGCCTTCCGAGGAATGGCGTTGCAAGCTCAAGGACCTTATTTCTCGGCTCTCTTGGGCAGGCAACATAGAAGGGGTTTTCGATAGGTTAGACCGCGAACGGATAGATGGATTTCTTCTCGGTTATTCGAAGGTATCTGTAGAAGAACACATTGCCAAGGTGAGGTAA
- a CDS encoding UPF0149 family protein — protein MKPEDMPSDDLSPRLQLLDEELNKLIIDSDAMFLSQLEGFLAGIIVCPDMIMPSEWLPFVWGGGNEDGEYVFEDVEQAKLLTNLVMEHYNATITDLSLGRYAPVFDVDPNADDTLWEFWIEGFEQAMT, from the coding sequence ATGAAACCGGAAGACATGCCGTCAGATGACTTATCCCCTCGCCTTCAACTGCTTGATGAGGAACTGAATAAGCTGATAATCGACAGCGATGCGATGTTCCTCAGTCAGCTTGAAGGTTTCCTTGCCGGGATCATCGTGTGTCCCGATATGATCATGCCGAGTGAATGGCTGCCGTTTGTCTGGGGTGGCGGCAATGAGGACGGTGAGTATGTCTTTGAAGATGTCGAACAAGCAAAGCTGCTTACAAATCTGGTCATGGAACATTACAACGCGACGATTACGGATCTCAGCCTAGGACGTTATGCGCCGGTCTTCGATGTCGATCCCAACGCAGACGACACCCTATGGGAATTCTGGATCGAGGGCTTTGAACAGGCCATGACGTAG
- a CDS encoding metal ABC transporter substrate-binding protein, translating to MYRPIRCGLAKAFVAGFAMLLASSSAFAADKFKAVTTFTVIADIARNVAGDAATVESITKPGAEIHEYQPTPGDLIKAQDADLVLWNGLNLELWFEKFFSRLKNVPSAVVSDGVVPMGITEGPYSGKPNPHAWMSPTSALIYVDNIRDAFVKYDPDNAEVYKANAEKYKTEIKATIDPIRAEFTAIPADKRWLVTSEGAFSYLARDFDLKELYLWPINADQQGTPQQVRKVIDAVRANNITAVFSESTVSAAPAEQVARETGAKYGGVLYVDSLSEADGPVPTYIDLLKVTSDTIAKGLKQ from the coding sequence ATGTATCGACCGATCAGATGTGGCTTGGCAAAAGCTTTTGTTGCTGGATTCGCAATGCTGCTGGCATCAAGTTCCGCTTTTGCAGCTGACAAATTTAAAGCTGTAACTACATTTACGGTCATTGCAGATATTGCCCGGAATGTTGCCGGGGATGCCGCCACTGTTGAATCAATTACCAAGCCCGGCGCTGAAATCCATGAGTATCAGCCAACGCCTGGCGATCTAATCAAGGCGCAGGATGCAGATCTCGTCCTCTGGAATGGACTTAATCTCGAATTGTGGTTTGAGAAGTTCTTCTCGCGACTTAAGAACGTTCCAAGCGCGGTCGTAAGTGACGGGGTTGTGCCAATGGGCATCACAGAAGGCCCTTATTCTGGCAAACCTAACCCACATGCATGGATGTCGCCTACTTCTGCCCTCATCTATGTCGATAATATTCGTGATGCATTCGTCAAATATGATCCAGACAATGCTGAAGTCTACAAAGCCAATGCTGAGAAGTATAAGACCGAGATAAAGGCGACAATTGATCCGATCAGAGCAGAATTTACGGCTATACCAGCTGACAAGCGCTGGCTCGTTACCAGCGAAGGCGCATTCTCCTATCTCGCTCGTGATTTTGATCTAAAGGAGCTTTACCTCTGGCCGATTAATGCGGACCAACAAGGCACACCTCAGCAGGTACGTAAGGTGATTGATGCGGTTCGCGCAAATAACATCACCGCTGTTTTTTCTGAAAGCACGGTATCGGCAGCACCGGCAGAACAGGTTGCGCGAGAAACCGGCGCGAAATACGGCGGCGTGCTGTATGTCGATTCTCTTTCCGAGGCTGATGGACCAGTTCCTACCTATATCGACCTTCTGAAAGTAACTTCGGACACGATCGCAAAAGGCCTAAAACAATGA
- a CDS encoding manganese/iron ABC transporter ATP-binding protein has protein sequence MKVKDATVTYRNGHTALRNASFEIPTGTITALVGVNGSGKSTLFKAIMGFVRLAKGDISILGLPVKQALKQNLVAYVPQSEEVDWNFPVLVEDVVMMGRYGHMGMMRISRRADHEAVEMALSRVNMLDFRKRQIGELSGGQKKRVFLARALAQDAHVILLDEPFTGVDVKTEEAIITLLRGLRDEGRVMLVSTHNLGSVPEFCDRTVLVKNTVLAFGPTEKIFTQANLEKTFGGVLRHLILDEKTKQNRSAIGVITDDERPFVLYEQKQEG, from the coding sequence TTGAAGGTAAAGGACGCGACTGTGACCTATCGCAATGGTCACACGGCTTTACGCAATGCCAGTTTTGAGATCCCTACCGGCACGATTACGGCACTGGTTGGCGTGAATGGCTCAGGCAAGTCGACCTTATTCAAAGCCATCATGGGTTTTGTCCGTTTGGCAAAGGGTGACATTTCCATCCTTGGCCTGCCGGTCAAACAGGCGCTCAAGCAGAATCTTGTCGCCTATGTCCCGCAAAGTGAAGAGGTTGACTGGAACTTTCCCGTTTTGGTCGAAGATGTCGTCATGATGGGCCGATATGGACATATGGGCATGATGCGCATTTCCCGTCGTGCCGATCACGAAGCAGTCGAAATGGCACTGAGCCGTGTCAACATGCTCGACTTTCGCAAGCGGCAAATAGGCGAGCTGTCTGGCGGCCAAAAGAAGCGTGTTTTTCTTGCTCGCGCACTTGCTCAGGATGCGCACGTCATTCTTCTTGATGAGCCTTTTACCGGCGTTGATGTAAAGACTGAGGAAGCGATCATCACGCTTCTGCGTGGGCTCCGCGATGAAGGCCGCGTGATGCTTGTTTCCACGCATAATCTCGGCAGCGTGCCCGAGTTTTGCGACCGGACAGTTCTCGTTAAGAATACGGTGCTTGCTTTTGGTCCAACAGAGAAGATTTTCACACAGGCCAATCTCGAAAAGACGTTTGGCGGAGTGCTACGGCACCTCATTCTCGACGAGAAAACCAAGCAGAATCGTTCGGCAATCGGTGTCATAACTGATGATGAGCGGCCCTTCGTGCTCTATGAGCAAAAGCAGGAAGGCTAA
- a CDS encoding metal ABC transporter permease — MALLLEPFAYGYMLNAMWVSALVGGVCAFLSAYLMLKGWSLIGDALSHSIVPGVAGAYMLGLPFSVGAFFSGGLAAAAMLFLNQRTKLKEDAIIGLIFTAFFGLGLFMISLRPTSISIQTIVLGNILAITPGDILQLAIIGFVSLALLLLKWKDLMVVFFDESHARSIGLKPTALKIMFFTLLSASTVAAMQTVGAFLVICMVVTPGATAYLLTDRFSRLLWIAVLIGTLTSFIGAYVSYFMDGATGGIIVVLQTLVFLTVFFLAPKHGILAARRRAAKALQEVEP, encoded by the coding sequence ATGGCTCTCCTGCTCGAACCTTTTGCTTACGGTTACATGCTCAATGCTATGTGGGTTTCAGCCCTTGTCGGTGGTGTTTGTGCGTTTCTTTCTGCATATCTGATGCTTAAAGGCTGGTCGCTTATCGGCGATGCCCTCTCCCACTCCATCGTGCCCGGTGTTGCTGGCGCCTATATGCTCGGTCTGCCCTTTTCCGTAGGTGCTTTCTTTTCAGGTGGATTGGCTGCTGCAGCAATGCTGTTTCTCAACCAGCGAACAAAGCTCAAAGAAGACGCGATTATTGGGCTGATTTTCACGGCCTTCTTCGGCCTTGGACTGTTTATGATTTCGCTGCGGCCAACCTCGATCAGTATCCAGACAATAGTGCTTGGCAATATTCTGGCGATAACACCGGGCGATATTCTTCAGCTGGCGATCATAGGGTTCGTTTCGCTCGCGCTGCTTTTGCTCAAATGGAAAGACCTGATGGTGGTGTTTTTCGATGAAAGCCATGCACGTTCCATTGGATTAAAACCAACGGCGCTGAAGATCATGTTCTTCACGCTGCTTTCGGCAAGCACTGTTGCTGCAATGCAGACCGTAGGTGCGTTTCTGGTCATCTGCATGGTCGTTACCCCCGGCGCGACTGCATATCTGCTCACCGATCGCTTTTCGCGACTTTTGTGGATTGCGGTGCTAATCGGCACGCTAACCAGCTTCATCGGCGCTTATGTTAGCTACTTCATGGATGGCGCAACCGGCGGCATCATCGTCGTGCTGCAAACGCTGGTGTTTCTCACCGTATTTTTTCTGGCACCTAAACACGGAATCCTTGCGGCCCGCAGGCGCGCAGCCAAAGCATTGCAGGAGGTTGAGCCATGA
- a CDS encoding metal ABC transporter permease: MSFPDMLLMPFRFDFMIYALIASILIAIPTALLSCFLVLKGWSLMGDAISHAVLPGVVIAYIVGLPFGIGAFVAGMVCALATGFLKENSRIKQDTVMGIVFSGMFGLGLVLYVSVRANVHLDHILFGDILGISASDLIETAIIAAVTAGVLIVKWRDFLLHAFDPAQARAVGLPVRLLHYGLLCLISLTIVGVLKAVGIILAIAMLIAPGAIAFLLTHRFSSMMIVSVIVAVFSSFMGVYLSFFIDSAPAPTIVLLMTVIFIAAFLFSSWRNARAETRQEAETA, from the coding sequence ATGAGCTTCCCCGACATGCTTCTAATGCCATTTCGGTTTGACTTTATGATCTATGCACTGATCGCGTCGATCCTGATTGCCATTCCAACGGCCTTACTTTCCTGCTTTCTGGTGCTCAAGGGTTGGTCGCTAATGGGCGATGCCATAAGCCACGCGGTGCTGCCGGGTGTTGTGATTGCCTATATCGTCGGCCTGCCCTTTGGCATAGGTGCTTTTGTTGCAGGTATGGTCTGCGCACTTGCAACCGGTTTTCTCAAGGAAAACAGCCGTATCAAGCAGGATACGGTCATGGGTATCGTCTTCTCCGGCATGTTTGGGCTGGGTCTTGTGCTCTATGTTTCTGTGCGTGCAAATGTGCATCTTGATCACATCCTCTTCGGCGACATTCTCGGTATCAGCGCAAGCGACCTTATAGAGACGGCGATTATCGCAGCTGTGACCGCAGGCGTTCTCATCGTCAAATGGCGTGATTTCCTGCTGCATGCATTCGACCCCGCACAGGCGCGTGCTGTCGGCTTGCCAGTCCGGCTGCTGCATTATGGGCTTCTGTGCCTGATTTCACTCACCATCGTAGGTGTCCTAAAAGCGGTAGGAATTATTCTCGCAATCGCCATGCTGATTGCTCCAGGCGCCATCGCCTTTTTGCTCACCCACAGATTCAGCAGCATGATGATCGTTTCAGTCATCGTTGCTGTCTTCTCGTCCTTCATGGGCGTATATCTTTCGTTCTTCATAGACAGCGCCCCTGCACCGACAATTGTTCTGCTGATGACAGTGATCTTCATTGCAGCTTTCCTGTTTTCAAGCTGGCGAAACGCACGCGCAGAAACGCGGCAAGAGGCTGAAACGGCTTAA
- a CDS encoding ABC transporter ATP-binding protein produces the protein MPAFLEVADARVRYGNNEILKGVDLSVKKGEFVALLGSSGCGKTTLLRAIAGFNTPSDGAIRVAGKDVTQLPPDKRGMALVFQSYALWPHMTVAQNIGYGLRIRGTAKDTVRQKVQEVARLLGLDALLDRKPAALSGGQRQRVALGRALAIEPDILLLDEPLSNLDARIRLSVRHEISALQRRLGITAVHVTHDREEAMVMADRIVILNNGEVAQAGAPEEVYNHPASDFVAAFMGAENLIELPVSVKADRITIAAGPQNKASIIPAGRRNLSDGIATARFRSEAAKLTSPGAPNSGTTPELILTGTVDQTSYPGGLWRHMISVGGKHLLVDAKESHQPGSQVEIRIPEQALFLFDK, from the coding sequence ATGCCTGCGTTTTTGGAGGTAGCGGATGCACGCGTCCGTTATGGCAATAATGAGATTCTTAAAGGTGTAGACCTTTCAGTGAAGAAGGGTGAATTCGTAGCGCTGCTCGGCTCTTCCGGTTGTGGCAAAACCACTTTGCTGCGTGCAATTGCTGGTTTCAATACCCCCAGCGATGGAGCTATCCGCGTTGCAGGCAAGGATGTCACTCAATTACCGCCTGACAAGCGCGGCATGGCACTGGTATTTCAGTCCTATGCGCTCTGGCCGCATATGACGGTGGCGCAAAATATCGGCTACGGCCTGCGTATTCGTGGTACAGCGAAAGATACTGTCAGGCAGAAAGTTCAGGAAGTTGCACGCCTTCTAGGGCTCGATGCGCTGCTTGATCGCAAGCCAGCCGCACTTTCCGGTGGTCAGCGCCAGCGCGTAGCACTCGGACGTGCATTGGCAATCGAGCCAGACATTCTGCTGCTGGATGAGCCGCTTTCAAACCTTGACGCCCGCATTCGCCTGTCGGTGCGCCATGAAATCAGCGCTCTGCAGCGTCGGCTTGGCATAACTGCGGTGCATGTGACGCATGATCGTGAAGAGGCCATGGTTATGGCTGATCGCATCGTGATCCTGAATAATGGCGAAGTGGCACAAGCCGGCGCACCAGAAGAAGTTTATAATCATCCAGCATCCGACTTCGTCGCAGCCTTTATGGGCGCTGAGAACCTCATTGAGCTTCCTGTCAGTGTTAAAGCAGACCGGATCACGATCGCCGCAGGTCCACAAAACAAAGCAAGTATAATCCCGGCTGGCCGCCGCAATCTGTCCGATGGCATCGCAACAGCACGCTTCCGTAGTGAAGCCGCAAAGCTTACAAGTCCCGGCGCTCCAAATTCTGGCACAACACCTGAACTTATCCTAACGGGCACCGTTGACCAGACGAGCTATCCGGGTGGCCTTTGGCGGCACATGATAAGCGTCGGCGGCAAGCATCTTCTGGTTGATGCAAAAGAGAGCCATCAACCCGGCTCACAGGTTGAAATCCGCATTCCCGAACAGGCACTCTTCCTGTTCGACAAGTGA
- a CDS encoding extracellular solute-binding protein: protein MKTILKTALVLGLTASPAAANELTVLTAGDQNMVDYVNEYLGPLFEKENPGTTVRVVGTGPGDAGSQKILERFEAQSKAGVEKWDADVAVVHEKFAGPMVEKKFLENYRSKIDSGKLVTRDNAKMALGTNVDGYVMPMFNSQTALAYNPALVSNPPKSYDELVTWAKENPKQFGYNGIKGGASGVSFVMGWIYAYGGDADKLMQGPFEEGEAKNWDKAFASLKDFTTKATLTPGNAGTLDMLSRGEIAMGPVWVDMFYSWKANGQLPPEMKLVLPSPGMPGQPMHYVIPQKSANKELAEKFVALATSPKVQAEGIVERFNWYPGIDADHVKAELNADTWNKLFTDISPEDLANYGKPFPIAPYNTAILEAYERQVGN from the coding sequence ATGAAGACGATCCTGAAAACAGCTCTTGTCCTCGGCCTGACGGCATCGCCCGCCGCAGCGAATGAATTGACCGTTCTGACCGCAGGGGACCAGAACATGGTCGATTACGTGAACGAATATCTCGGCCCATTGTTCGAGAAGGAAAATCCAGGGACGACAGTTCGTGTTGTTGGCACCGGCCCAGGCGACGCTGGTTCACAGAAGATTCTCGAACGCTTTGAAGCCCAGTCGAAGGCGGGCGTTGAAAAGTGGGACGCAGACGTTGCTGTCGTTCACGAGAAATTCGCAGGTCCGATGGTTGAAAAAAAGTTTCTCGAAAACTATCGCAGTAAGATCGACAGCGGGAAGCTCGTCACACGCGACAATGCGAAGATGGCGCTCGGCACAAATGTTGATGGCTATGTCATGCCAATGTTCAACAGCCAGACAGCCCTCGCCTACAACCCAGCTCTCGTTTCAAATCCACCAAAGAGCTATGATGAGCTGGTCACATGGGCAAAGGAAAACCCGAAGCAGTTCGGCTATAACGGCATCAAGGGTGGCGCATCGGGCGTGAGCTTCGTGATGGGCTGGATTTATGCCTATGGTGGCGATGCCGACAAGCTAATGCAAGGCCCGTTTGAAGAAGGCGAAGCCAAGAACTGGGACAAGGCCTTTGCGTCGCTCAAGGACTTCACGACGAAAGCAACATTGACACCGGGTAATGCCGGTACGCTCGATATGCTAAGCCGCGGTGAAATCGCCATGGGCCCTGTCTGGGTTGACATGTTCTATTCATGGAAGGCCAATGGCCAGCTTCCACCAGAAATGAAACTTGTTCTGCCTTCGCCGGGCATGCCGGGGCAGCCGATGCATTATGTCATCCCTCAAAAGAGCGCCAACAAGGAACTTGCTGAAAAGTTCGTGGCACTTGCAACCAGCCCCAAAGTTCAGGCTGAAGGCATCGTTGAACGCTTCAACTGGTATCCGGGCATTGATGCTGATCACGTCAAGGCAGAACTCAATGCCGATACGTGGAACAAGCTCTTCACCGACATTTCGCCGGAAGATCTTGCCAATTACGGCAAGCCATTTCCGATTGCACCATACAATACAGCAATCCTCGAAGCTTACGAGCGTCAGGTAGGCAACTAA
- a CDS encoding sugar ABC transporter permease — protein sequence MSQRMTGFLLVAPALAIVLFLFIVPLFGAITGAFHVGEDWGFGNFTKAFELYSSDMLFTLVIVTLSSALIALFAIAIGGYLTLGSNQRAVTLLRWLYRWPLFIPFIVVGQILRTFLAKNGLMNSLLIESGILTPLQAMSFLDWRGIVIAFVWKQTPFVTLLLAGAMASIDRSTIESARNLGAGRLRILIEIVLPQVRPTLLVGLILSFVTMMSVLSVPLMINAQSPTMITANMAFRINAYGDYGVANALGTISLLMTSLVAWIYLRQTMKEHG from the coding sequence ATGTCGCAGAGAATGACGGGTTTTCTGCTGGTCGCGCCAGCATTGGCAATCGTGTTGTTTCTATTCATCGTGCCGTTGTTTGGCGCGATAACCGGAGCATTTCATGTTGGTGAAGACTGGGGTTTCGGCAATTTCACCAAGGCTTTCGAGCTTTATTCAAGCGACATGCTTTTCACCCTTGTAATCGTGACGCTCTCTTCTGCGCTGATCGCACTTTTTGCAATCGCCATCGGTGGCTATCTAACGCTCGGCTCTAATCAGCGTGCCGTTACCTTGCTGCGCTGGCTCTACCGTTGGCCGCTGTTCATTCCATTCATTGTGGTCGGCCAGATATTGCGCACGTTTCTCGCTAAAAACGGCCTGATGAACAGCCTTCTGATTGAAAGCGGCATTCTCACGCCGCTTCAGGCGATGAGCTTTCTCGACTGGCGCGGCATCGTCATCGCCTTTGTCTGGAAACAAACGCCCTTCGTCACGTTACTCCTTGCGGGGGCAATGGCATCGATTGATCGCAGTACTATCGAATCTGCGCGTAATCTCGGTGCAGGACGACTACGTATTTTGATAGAAATCGTGCTTCCACAAGTGCGTCCCACCCTGCTCGTTGGCTTGATCCTCAGCTTCGTCACCATGATGTCGGTACTTTCTGTGCCGCTGATGATCAATGCTCAATCTCCAACCATGATCACTGCTAATATGGCTTTCCGCATCAATGCCTATGGCGATTACGGCGTCGCCAATGCGCTCGGCACAATATCGCTCCTGATGACCAGTCTGGTTGCATGGATTTATCTCAGACAAACCATGAAGGAGCACGGCTGA
- a CDS encoding ABC transporter permease subunit, giving the protein MSTALDWRWIPRGILLGLLAFAIFGPLANLLLWAVAERWYFPHTLPIQYGFSFWANVFSPRGNALSSLGTSVVIASLTVVVSLGLAIPAGYALARLKLPFRGLILLILLIPQAFPNLPIYVNIAQMFYSLRLNGTITGVVLVHVTHGLVYAVWIATAAFSAIDRELEEAARSMGASAMKTFFHITMPIAAPGLLASAIFVFLESLDEFTGTYFVGAPDITTLPLMLYTASSGGNYQIASISALILLVPSIAFMFVVERFLRADVLSKVGR; this is encoded by the coding sequence ATGAGCACCGCACTCGACTGGCGCTGGATACCGCGCGGAATTCTTCTAGGGTTGCTTGCCTTTGCAATCTTCGGCCCGCTTGCAAACCTCCTTCTCTGGGCCGTAGCTGAACGCTGGTATTTTCCTCATACGCTGCCTATTCAGTATGGCTTTTCCTTCTGGGCCAATGTGTTTTCGCCACGCGGCAACGCTCTTTCATCACTCGGCACAAGCGTGGTTATTGCAAGCCTTACTGTGGTTGTTTCGCTGGGTCTTGCCATCCCGGCTGGCTATGCGCTGGCACGGCTGAAGTTGCCATTTCGCGGATTGATCTTGCTTATCTTGCTGATACCACAGGCATTTCCAAATCTGCCGATCTACGTCAACATTGCGCAGATGTTCTATTCGCTGCGTCTAAACGGTACGATTACCGGCGTGGTTCTGGTTCATGTGACCCATGGCTTGGTCTATGCGGTGTGGATTGCGACAGCCGCTTTCTCCGCGATTGATCGTGAGCTGGAAGAGGCCGCACGTTCCATGGGCGCTTCCGCCATGAAGACTTTCTTCCACATTACAATGCCAATTGCAGCCCCAGGGCTGCTCGCCAGCGCTATCTTCGTGTTCCTTGAATCACTTGATGAATTCACCGGGACATATTTTGTGGGCGCACCCGATATTACAACATTGCCGCTGATGCTTTATACAGCAAGCTCCGGTGGCAACTATCAGATAGCGTCGATCAGCGCGCTAATCCTGCTGGTTCCGTCCATTGCTTTCATGTTCGTGGTCGAGCGTTTCCTGCGCGCCGATGTTCTCTCGAAAGTGGGTCGATAA
- a CDS encoding LacI family DNA-binding transcriptional regulator gives MADKDRFQDEIPENQPRFISAHEVAVEAGVSRSAVSRTFTPGASVSPSTREKVLKAAEKLGYQVNDLARGLLAKRSRIVGMIAADPASPFRSRQIAALSRRLTARGSVPVLIPTGQHGENLSAAHQTLLRYRAEATVVLSGMPSSSFVELAQRNGHTLIVVGRNEDGPDHIRINNKQAAETAVDVFAARGMKRLGLVTSNVRSPNLLEREESYVSRAINLGLDVSVERGELTDYDGGFAAASLLLSERDRVEAVFCVNDLMAFGLIDCAREVFNLSIPTDLSVIGFDNVAEARWGAYRLTTFDQNAERLSAEIIRMLDERQSAPNEPPQMVMIDTPLILRGSVRPLKKENSSKGSKP, from the coding sequence ATGGCCGACAAAGATCGTTTTCAGGACGAGATCCCCGAAAACCAACCGCGTTTCATCAGCGCACATGAAGTTGCAGTGGAGGCTGGCGTCTCTCGCTCGGCAGTCTCTCGCACCTTTACGCCTGGAGCCAGCGTATCCCCCTCAACGCGTGAGAAAGTGCTGAAGGCAGCTGAAAAGCTTGGATATCAGGTCAATGATCTTGCAAGGGGCCTGCTCGCTAAGCGTAGCCGCATCGTCGGCATGATCGCAGCCGATCCGGCAAGTCCTTTTCGCTCCCGCCAGATCGCAGCGCTGTCCCGCCGATTGACCGCGCGTGGCAGCGTGCCGGTGCTGATCCCGACCGGTCAGCACGGCGAGAATCTTTCCGCAGCCCACCAGACGCTTCTCCGTTATCGGGCAGAAGCGACTGTAGTTCTATCTGGCATGCCATCATCATCATTTGTCGAATTGGCACAGCGCAACGGCCATACGCTGATCGTTGTGGGCCGTAACGAAGATGGCCCTGATCATATCCGGATCAATAACAAACAAGCGGCGGAAACGGCTGTCGACGTGTTTGCCGCGCGCGGCATGAAAAGGCTCGGGCTTGTGACATCAAATGTTCGCAGTCCTAATTTGCTGGAACGCGAAGAATCCTATGTCTCTCGTGCTATAAACTTAGGCCTGGATGTTAGCGTAGAACGCGGGGAACTGACGGATTACGATGGCGGCTTTGCCGCTGCGTCCCTTCTCCTCAGCGAGCGCGACCGTGTCGAGGCCGTATTCTGCGTGAATGATTTGATGGCATTTGGGCTAATTGATTGCGCACGTGAGGTTTTCAATCTCTCTATACCGACAGACTTGTCCGTTATCGGTTTTGATAATGTCGCCGAAGCGCGCTGGGGTGCATATCGTCTCACAACCTTCGACCAGAATGCAGAGCGCCTGTCTGCTGAAATTATCCGTATGCTCGATGAACGACAAAGTGCACCCAACGAGCCGCCACAGATGGTGATGATCGACACACCACTTATTTTGCGAGGCAGCGTGCGCCCGCTTAAAAAGGAAAACTCTTCTAAAGGAAGCAAACCCTGA
- a CDS encoding haloacid dehalogenase produces the protein MSDHSIWLRPAHDDLVFLEKIGRHLSGRFNSPVFEPHATLVPDMNRSAEELLPQVVSLAIGRQPLELLIEDVTGSEAYFRSFYAALEKAPALMRLKQDSLEISSQASLQSFMPHVSLAYGVEATTQKQTEMQRLAKELSGRKLRFDRLLIVSSSSETPIDEWHVKHEIQLKG, from the coding sequence ATGTCCGATCATTCTATCTGGCTCCGCCCCGCGCATGATGATCTTGTTTTTCTTGAGAAAATCGGCCGGCATTTGAGTGGGCGCTTCAACTCACCGGTATTTGAGCCACACGCAACACTGGTACCGGATATGAATCGATCTGCAGAAGAGCTTTTGCCACAGGTGGTGAGCCTTGCAATCGGCCGCCAACCACTTGAACTTTTGATTGAGGATGTAACGGGGAGCGAAGCCTATTTTCGCTCTTTCTACGCGGCACTTGAAAAAGCACCGGCGCTGATGCGACTGAAACAAGACTCCCTTGAAATATCTAGTCAGGCCAGCCTGCAGAGCTTCATGCCGCATGTCTCACTGGCTTATGGTGTTGAGGCTACAACGCAGAAACAAACGGAAATGCAGCGGCTTGCCAAAGAGCTTTCAGGTCGAAAGCTGCGCTTTGACCGGCTGCTAATTGTGAGTTCATCGAGCGAGACGCCGATCGATGAATGGCACGTAAAGCACGAGATTCAGCTTAAAGGATAA